Proteins from a single region of Juglans microcarpa x Juglans regia isolate MS1-56 chromosome 5S, Jm3101_v1.0, whole genome shotgun sequence:
- the LOC121267868 gene encoding oxysterol-binding protein-related protein 3A-like, which produces MDSTDPKQGGGFFASIATSLTNFGSAMTKSVNGILGYEGLEVVNPEGGTEDAEEEAKRGRWKHEDRDGHWKMMQNHVGSDVTSLVTLPVLIFEPMSMLQKMAELMEYSYLLDLADECEDPHMRLVYATSWFISVYYALQRTWKPFNPILGETYEMVNHGGITFIAEQVCHHPPMSAGHAENEHFIYDITSKVKTKFLGNSLDVYPLGRTRVTLKRDGVVLGLVPPPTKVNNLIFGRTWVDSPGEMILTNFTTGDKVVLYFQPCGWFGAGRYEVDGYVYNAAEEPKILMTGKWNESMSFQPCDLEGEPLPGTELKEVWRVADAPEKDRFQYTHFAHKLNSFDTAPKKLLASDSRLRPDRYALEKGDLSQAGFEKSKLEERQRSEKRNREANSHQFTPRWFDFTNEVTPTPWGDLEVYSYNGKYTEHRAAVDDSSDGVQETDITPTEFNPWQYENLASE; this is translated from the exons ATGGATTCTACGGATCCGAAGCAAGGCGGTGGATTTTTCGCTTCCATCGCTACCAGTTTGACGAATTTCGGTAGCGCCATGACCAAATCAGTCAACGG GATACTGGGTTATGAAGGGCTGGAAGTTGTTAATCCGGAAGGAGGCACCGAAGATGCtgaagaagaagcaaaaagaGGTAGATGGAAACATGAG GATCGCGATGGTCACTGGAAAATGATGCAAAACCATGTAGGCTCTGATGTCACATCATTGGTGACACTTCCCGTACTTATATTTGAGCCAATGTCAATGCTGCAGAAGATGGCAGAG CTTATGGAATACTCCTATCTGCTAGATCTGGCAGATGAATGCGAGGATCCCCACATGCGATTGGTGTATGCAA CATCATGGTTTATATCTGTCTACTATGCACTCCAGCGAACTTGGAAGCCATTTAATCCCATCCTTGGGGAGACTTATGAAATGGTTAATCATGGTGGCATTACATTTATAGCAGAACAG gTTTGTCATCACCCTCCAATGAGTGCTGGACATGCTGAGAATGAACATTTTATTTATGACATAACTTCGAAGGTGAAAACCAAATTTTTAGGGAACTCACTCGATGTCTATCCTCTTGGAAG GACACGAGTGACACTCAAAAGAGATGGTGTAGTTCTGGGCCTGGTGCCGCCTCCAACAAAAGTGAACAATTTAATCTTTGGCAGAACATGGGTTGACTCACCAGGGGAGATGATCTTGACAAATTTTACCACCGGAGACAAAGTTGTGCTGTATTTTCAACCATGTGGCTGGTTTGG AGCTGGTCGCTACGAAGTGGATGGATATGTATATAATGCTGCTGAGGAACCCAAGATCTTGATGACCGGAAAGTGGAATGAGTCAATGAGTTTTCAACCTTGTGACCTGGAAGGGGAGCCACTTCCTGGCACCGAACTGAAAGAG GTATGGAGAGTTGCCGATGCCCCAGAAAAAGACAGATTCCAGTATACACATTTTGCACACAAGCTAAACAGCTTTGACACTGCTCCCAAGAAGCTATTGGCATCAGATTCTCGTCTGCGTCCTGATAGATATGCACTTGAGAAGGGTGACCTATCCCAAGCTGGTTTTGAAAAGAGCAA GCTGGAGGAGAGGCAGAGGAGTGAAAAGAGAAACCGAGAGGCTAATAGCCATCAGTTCACTCCAAGATGGTTTGACTTTACTAATGAAGTCACTCCTACACCTTGGGGTGACTTGGAAGTGTACAGCTACAATGGCAAATATACTGAACACCGGGCTGCTGTCGATGATAGCTCAGATGGAGTCCAAGAGACCGACATTACACCAACAGAGTTCAACCCCTGGCAATACGAAAATTTGGCCTCAGAATGA
- the LOC121267282 gene encoding telomere repeat-binding protein 5-like, whose amino-acid sequence MRRLDYGFTGYQVPVVPRASRSSRGRGRIRKKCEDNQIQGFGILSSVAGNLLQGSESSVPTNAACVQDLHHIVYANSNREREAEGISLKEDSCLQGNCDEKFFAFLPGLQGHHKSYKLNEFCHGQNNLILEVGSASGVYDQSEMIFFAKKLAAVNSRNNCGSSSNSVIGDSPCFGEFFKDKVGGVLEGKLGDKSYTSISEKDGIIPITGSSEDLIQLDREPHALVGSESDVKPSLLDCINHVPCPKHYDNVKVISRDDDENSVLCTQHITISKSYTPTADGQMKPMYCNGTNRHMDERSQNIYPFKKRKFFSQNPACSSDGGDNHSTAIGASSSVAGQVPPESKGCNVKLSIKSFKVPELFIEIPATATVGSLKRTVMEAVTTILGDGLHVGIMLQGKKVKDDNKTLLQTGISQDRKRHSLGFILEPRHAQITPPACTEDQSWLSGCTPQDLSKHSAPLTLQPGISYVSPNTLLLNLGRFPESNMSIVPSLADSSTATDMPETQAMAAVPSISMEALAMVPFCRKSNPEFVQRRIRRPFSASEVEALVQAVEKLGTGRWRDVKLCVFDSEKHRTYVDLKDKWKTLVHTARISPQQRRGEPVPQELLDRVLAAHAYWCEHRARPRKLGERCIPSH is encoded by the exons atgaggAGGTTAGACTATGGTTTCACTGGCTACCAGGTTCCTGTAGTTCCTCGAGCTTCAAGATCATCTAGG GGGAGGGGACGAATCAGAAAGAAATGTGAGGATAATCAGATACAAGGATTTGGAATTTTATCTAGTGTAGCCGGCAATTTATTGCAGGGGAGTGAAAGCTCGGTCCCAACCAATGCTGCTTGTGTACAGGATTTGCATCACATTGTTTATGCTAACtctaatagagagagagaggctgaaGGTATATCATTGAAGGAAGACTCCTGTCTGCAGGGAAATTGTGATGAGAAATTCTTTGCCTTCCTGCCTGGTTTGCAGGGACACCATAAAAGCTACAAATTGAATGAATTTTGCCATGGTCAGAACAACCTTATTCTTGAGGTTGGTTCTGCATCAGGTGTCTATGACCAATCAGAGATGATATTTTTTGCTAAGAAGCTGGCTGCTGTTAACAGCAGAAATAATTGTGGATCTTCCTCAAACAGTGTAATTGGTGACTCCCCTTGTTTTGGGGAATTCTTCAAAGATAAAGTTGGAGGTGTGCTTGAAGGGAAATTAGGAGATAAATCATATACAAGTATAAGCGAAAAAGATGGAATTATTCCCATTACAGGCAGTTCAGAGGATTTGATCCAACTGGACAGGGAACCACATGCCCTGGTTGGTTCAGAAAGTGATGTAAAGCCGTCTTTGTTGGACTGCATAAATCATGTTCCTTGTCCTAAGCATTATGATAATGTGAAAGTAATTAGTAGAGATGATGACGAAAACTCAGTTCTGTGCACTCAACACATCACCATATCAAAGTCCTATACGCCAACGGCAG ATGGGCAAATGAAGCCAATGTACTGCAATGGGACAAATCGTCATATGGATGAAAGATCACAGAATATCTATCCTTTCAAGAAGAGGAAATTCTTTAGTCAAAACCCAGCATGCTCATCTGATGGAGGAGATAATCACTCCACAG CAATTGGAGCATCATCCTCAGTAGCAGGTCAAGTACCACCTGAGTCCAAGGGTTGTAATG TGAAGCTTAGCATAAAATCTTTCAAGGTCCCAGAACTCTTCATAGAGATTCCTGCAACTGCAACCGTTGGTTCACTGAAG aGGACAGTTATGGAGGCAGTGACTACTATACTTGGAGACGGACTGCATGTTGGCATCATGCTTCAGGGAAAGAAGGTCAAAGATGACAACAAAACCCTACTTCAGACTGGGATATCTCAAGATCGGAAGCGTCATAGTTTGGGTTTTATATTGGAGCCCAGACATGCACAAATCACCCCACCTGCATGCACGGAAGACCAATCTTGGCTATCTGGTTGCACACCTCAGGACTTATCCAA GCATTCTGCACCGTTGACACTACAACCTGGTATATCTTATGTCTCCCCAAATACTCTGTTGTTGAATTTGGGTAGATTTCCTGAAAGTAATATGAGCATAGTTCCCTCTCTTGCTGATAGTTCAACTGCCACTGACATGCCAGAGACCCAGGCAATGGCTGCAGTTCCATCGATCAGTATGGAGGCATTGGCTATGGTTCCCTTTTGTAGGAAATCAAATCCTGAATTTGTACAGAGGCGAATCAGGAGACCATTCTCTGCTTCAGAAGTAGAAGCATTGGTTCAGGCAGTTGAAAAACTTGGAACTGGAAG GTGGCGTGATGTTAAATTGTGTGTTTTTGACAGTGAAAAGCATCGCACTTATGTTGATTTGAAG